Proteins encoded by one window of Kribbella flavida DSM 17836:
- a CDS encoding CBS domain-containing protein, giving the protein MKINDVLRGKGNQVVTISPEATVTELLALLAEHNVGALVVSPDGTSVAGIVSERDVVRLLNSTPDAGEVRVSAIMTSQVHTCGPDDLIDNLMRLMTEQRIRHVPVVVDGALTGIVSIGDVVKSRIGELEFEREQLSNYIAG; this is encoded by the coding sequence GTGAAGATCAACGACGTATTGCGCGGCAAAGGCAACCAGGTCGTCACCATCTCCCCCGAAGCCACCGTCACCGAACTGCTCGCCCTGCTGGCCGAGCACAACGTCGGCGCGCTCGTGGTCAGTCCGGACGGCACCTCCGTGGCCGGCATCGTTTCCGAGCGGGACGTGGTGCGGCTGCTCAACAGCACGCCTGACGCCGGCGAGGTCCGGGTCAGCGCGATCATGACGTCGCAGGTGCACACCTGCGGGCCGGACGACCTGATCGACAACCTGATGCGGCTGATGACCGAGCAGCGGATCCGGCACGTGCCGGTGGTGGTGGACGGCGCGCTGACCGGGATCGTCAGCATCGGTGACGTGGTGAAGTCGCGGATCGGGGAGCTCGAGTTCGAGCGCGAGCAGCTGTCGAACTACATCGCCGGGTAG
- a CDS encoding helix-turn-helix domain-containing protein: protein MSESTNPLGAYLRARRALVTPQQAGIPEVGVRRVPGLRREEVAMLAGISADYYLRLERGRDRNPSLQVLDSIARVLQLDDDHRAHLRTLVSEAPRQRSRRSRTETPPAGALKLLDALVQPAFIEGRYFDILASNSLARALSPGLAAGGNQLRDMFLDPAEQALHPDWENVTECFVANLRLAVGNDIDDPRFVELTEELSLASPRFRELWARHEVRGQRGTPLRINHPQVGELTLNRERLSIDGADGLNLVVYHPDAGSTDADKLALLASARLPTADKNSTSGAPTRERDTAAHG from the coding sequence ATGAGCGAGTCGACGAATCCCCTGGGGGCGTACTTGCGAGCGCGGCGCGCGCTGGTGACGCCGCAGCAGGCGGGCATCCCCGAGGTCGGCGTACGGCGCGTGCCGGGGCTGCGGCGGGAGGAGGTCGCCATGCTCGCCGGCATCAGCGCCGACTACTACCTCCGGCTGGAGCGCGGCCGCGACCGCAACCCGTCCTTGCAGGTCCTCGACTCGATCGCCCGGGTGCTGCAGCTCGACGACGACCACCGTGCGCATCTGCGGACGTTGGTCTCCGAGGCGCCCCGGCAGCGCAGCCGCCGATCGCGCACGGAAACGCCACCGGCCGGTGCGCTGAAGTTGCTCGACGCCCTCGTCCAGCCCGCGTTCATCGAGGGACGGTACTTCGACATCCTGGCCTCGAACAGCCTCGCCAGGGCGCTGTCCCCCGGTCTCGCCGCCGGAGGGAACCAGCTGAGAGACATGTTCCTGGACCCGGCCGAGCAGGCTCTGCATCCGGACTGGGAAAACGTCACCGAGTGCTTCGTCGCGAACCTGCGGCTGGCCGTGGGCAACGACATCGACGACCCTCGCTTCGTCGAGCTCACCGAGGAACTGTCTCTGGCCAGCCCTCGGTTCCGCGAGCTCTGGGCCCGGCACGAAGTCCGTGGACAGCGCGGAACCCCGCTTCGGATCAACCACCCGCAGGTCGGGGAACTGACCCTCAACCGGGAACGCCTGAGCATCGACGGAGCCGACGGCCTCAACCTCGTCGTGTACCACCCGGACGCCGGTTCCACCGACGCCGACAAGCTGGCCCTGCTGGCATCCGCCCGCCTACCGACCGCGGACAAGAACAGCACCTCCGGCGCACCGACCCGCGAGAGGGACACCGCCGCACACGGGTAG
- a CDS encoding M16 family metallopeptidase — translation MPLTYPLVEQTLDNGLRVVVSIDRAVPIVAVNLWYDVGSRHEPPGLTGFAHLFEHLMFQGSRNVKSGEHFGLLETAGASLNASTFFDRTNYFESLPSGGLDLALWLEADRMGYLLDAVNQENLDNQRDVVKEEKRQSYDNRPYGDSYERLVRLAFGESHPYGHMTIGSMADLDAASVEDVHAFFRTYYGPNNAVLTIVGDVNEEEAFAAAKRYFGHLPAIPQPPAAPDGTVGPLQGVFRDDVVEDVPSDLITMMFRLPVDGTPELDAAALALDVLAAGQSGRLNRRLVRDEQIAQSVSGGALPLIGGVSFGTLTGIASDGVDLQRVEDALVEEVEKLATDGVTADELATVQAQAERDWLEQLATCSGRADEISHHTLLFGDPNRINTRIDEIRAVTAEQVQAVAAEWIRADRRAQVTYRRAGTTTETADTAAADTAAKAAAAGTAATDPAVAGPASTEAGEQE, via the coding sequence ATGCCGCTGACGTATCCGCTCGTTGAGCAGACTCTGGACAACGGGTTGCGCGTGGTCGTGAGCATCGACCGCGCCGTGCCCATCGTCGCCGTGAACCTCTGGTACGACGTGGGCTCCCGGCACGAGCCGCCGGGCCTGACCGGGTTCGCGCACCTCTTCGAGCACCTGATGTTCCAGGGGTCGCGCAACGTGAAGTCCGGCGAGCACTTCGGGCTGCTGGAGACCGCCGGGGCGAGCCTCAACGCGAGCACGTTCTTCGACCGGACCAACTACTTCGAGTCGCTGCCGAGCGGCGGGCTCGACCTCGCGCTGTGGCTCGAGGCGGACCGGATGGGTTACCTGCTCGACGCGGTCAACCAGGAGAACCTGGACAACCAGCGCGACGTGGTCAAGGAGGAGAAGCGGCAGAGTTACGACAACCGCCCGTACGGCGACTCGTACGAGCGGCTGGTCCGGCTCGCCTTCGGTGAGAGCCACCCGTACGGGCACATGACGATCGGGTCGATGGCTGACCTGGACGCCGCCTCGGTCGAGGACGTGCACGCGTTCTTCCGCACGTACTACGGGCCGAACAACGCGGTGCTGACGATCGTCGGCGACGTCAACGAGGAGGAGGCCTTCGCCGCGGCCAAGCGGTACTTCGGCCACCTGCCGGCGATCCCGCAGCCACCGGCCGCGCCCGACGGCACGGTCGGCCCGCTGCAGGGCGTGTTCCGTGACGACGTCGTCGAGGACGTCCCGTCGGACCTGATCACGATGATGTTCCGGCTGCCGGTCGACGGGACGCCGGAGCTGGACGCCGCGGCGCTCGCGCTCGACGTTCTCGCCGCCGGGCAGAGCGGCCGGCTGAACCGGCGGCTGGTCCGCGACGAGCAGATCGCGCAGTCGGTCTCGGGCGGCGCGCTGCCGCTGATCGGCGGGGTGTCGTTCGGCACGCTGACCGGGATCGCCTCCGACGGCGTCGACCTGCAGCGGGTCGAGGACGCGCTGGTGGAAGAGGTCGAGAAGCTGGCCACCGACGGCGTGACCGCCGACGAGCTGGCGACCGTGCAGGCCCAGGCCGAGCGGGACTGGCTCGAGCAGCTGGCCACCTGCTCCGGCCGTGCGGACGAGATCTCGCACCACACGCTGCTGTTCGGCGACCCGAACAGGATCAACACCCGGATCGATGAGATCCGCGCCGTCACCGCCGAGCAGGTCCAGGCGGTCGCGGCCGAGTGGATCCGCGCCGACCGCCGGGCCCAGGTCACCTACCGCCGGGCCGGCACGACCACCGAGACCGCCGACACCGCCGCGGCCGACACCGCCGCCAAGGCGGCCGCGGCCGGCACCGCCGCGACCGACCCGGCCGTCGCCGGTCCGGCGAGCACCGAAGCAGGGGAGCAGGAATGA
- a CDS encoding S8 family serine peptidase translates to MRDVRRSLCAASAAAALVAATLAVPAIAGAEVAGGSTEYLVLVEQGADKDQAVAAVRAAGGEVIKENANLGTLTVRAAASGFVSRVSASAAVEGAARSRPIGKLPRLKPNLVEQENLGAARAAAKKPAKRAVGMDPLDAQLWGLRMVRSDLARTVQPGTKKVKVGVLDSGIDARNPDIAPNFDWKLSRNFVADLPEVDGPCEFRGCVDPVGWDDSGHGTHVAGTIGAAANGFGVSGVAPKVTLVQIRGGQDSGYVFLGPVSDALTYAGDVGLDVVNMSFYVDPWLYNCINNPADSPEAQAEQRTTIRIMRRALEYAHDKGVTLVGSLGNNHEDLGKPRIDTSSPDFGDVPPYNRPIDNATCLDLPVEGPHVIGVSALGPSGRKADYSNYGIEQTEVSAPGGWFRDYFGTPNYRTNENLILSTYPVNALQAAGLVDPAGAITPDGVAAGVQKQCPAGVTEYTRCGYYNWLQGTSMASPHAAGVAALIVSEYGQKGRGGSFGMAPDQVRKILLGTAQERACPNPPLVSYANEGRSVEFDALCEGTRDFNGFYGHGIVDAWAAVTRY, encoded by the coding sequence GTGAGAGACGTCCGTAGATCGTTGTGTGCGGCATCGGCCGCGGCGGCCTTGGTGGCCGCCACGCTGGCGGTTCCGGCCATCGCGGGAGCCGAGGTTGCCGGGGGCAGCACGGAGTACCTGGTTCTGGTCGAGCAGGGGGCCGACAAGGACCAGGCGGTCGCCGCGGTACGCGCCGCCGGCGGCGAAGTGATCAAGGAGAACGCCAACCTGGGCACGCTCACCGTGCGCGCGGCCGCGTCCGGCTTCGTCAGCCGGGTGTCGGCGTCGGCCGCGGTGGAAGGCGCCGCGCGCAGCCGGCCGATCGGCAAGCTGCCGCGGCTGAAGCCGAACCTGGTCGAGCAGGAAAACCTCGGCGCCGCCCGGGCCGCGGCCAAGAAGCCCGCCAAGCGCGCCGTCGGCATGGATCCGCTGGACGCGCAGCTGTGGGGCCTGCGGATGGTCCGCTCCGACCTGGCGCGCACGGTTCAGCCAGGCACGAAGAAGGTCAAGGTCGGCGTGCTCGACTCGGGCATCGACGCCCGCAACCCCGACATCGCGCCGAACTTCGACTGGAAGCTGTCCCGCAACTTCGTCGCCGACCTGCCGGAGGTGGACGGGCCGTGCGAGTTCCGCGGCTGCGTCGACCCGGTCGGCTGGGACGACAGCGGGCACGGGACCCACGTGGCCGGCACGATCGGTGCCGCGGCCAACGGTTTCGGGGTCTCCGGCGTCGCGCCGAAGGTGACGCTGGTCCAGATCCGGGGCGGGCAGGACAGCGGCTACGTCTTCCTCGGCCCGGTCAGCGACGCGCTCACCTACGCCGGTGACGTCGGCCTGGACGTGGTCAACATGTCCTTCTACGTCGACCCGTGGCTCTACAACTGCATCAACAACCCGGCCGACAGCCCGGAGGCGCAGGCCGAGCAGCGGACCACGATCCGGATCATGCGCCGGGCCCTGGAGTACGCGCACGACAAGGGCGTCACGCTGGTCGGGTCGCTCGGCAACAACCACGAGGACCTCGGCAAGCCGCGCATCGACACCAGCAGCCCGGACTTCGGCGACGTGCCGCCGTACAACCGGCCGATCGACAACGCGACCTGTCTGGACCTGCCGGTCGAGGGCCCGCACGTGATCGGCGTCTCGGCGCTCGGGCCGTCGGGCAGGAAGGCGGACTACTCCAACTACGGGATCGAGCAGACCGAGGTGTCGGCCCCCGGCGGCTGGTTCCGCGACTACTTCGGCACGCCGAACTACCGGACCAACGAGAACCTGATCCTGTCCACGTACCCGGTGAACGCGCTGCAGGCCGCCGGACTGGTCGACCCGGCCGGCGCGATCACGCCTGACGGAGTGGCAGCCGGCGTGCAGAAGCAGTGCCCGGCCGGCGTCACGGAGTACACGCGCTGTGGGTACTACAACTGGCTGCAGGGGACGTCGATGGCGTCACCGCACGCGGCCGGAGTCGCCGCGCTGATCGTCAGCGAGTACGGCCAGAAGGGCCGGGGCGGTTCGTTCGGGATGGCGCCGGACCAGGTCCGCAAGATCCTGCTCGGCACGGCCCAGGAGCGGGCCTGCCCGAACCCGCCGCTCGTGTCGTACGCGAACGAGGGCCGGTCGGTGGAGTTCGACGCGCTCTGCGAGGGCACCCGGGACTTCAACGGCTTCTACGGCCACGGCATCGTCGACGCCTGGGCCGCCGTCACCAGGTACTGA
- a CDS encoding MFS transporter: MTWREDLAVLRHRDVRIFVSARFIAILGSSIAPIALAFAVLDVSDTASAVGLVLAARSIPNVVFLLVGGVIADRLPRHLVLVVANTVSALTQGLAGVLVLSGHAEIWQLVVIEAVNGAAAAFVMPAMMGILPALVDHAELPQANAISGFARSAALIGGGAVAGVIVGFTSPGIGLAVDAATFAVAAVLIGRLTLPPVERSTTSMLRDLRVGWTEFASRQWVWSVVAAFCVLNLVFTACYMTLGPVIADDTFGRAGWGLVSAAFGAGLVLGGVVMIRLKPRYPVRAGMFGMLAGLPVFFALALAPSTITVAAAAFVVGLGFEIFGIGWETALGQHIPLDKLSRVASYDMLGSFVAGPVGQLTVGYVAAMTSVKAVELYGAGIYLVVVILTLMVPAVWHLRRDVAAVDV, translated from the coding sequence ATGACCTGGCGCGAAGACCTCGCCGTACTGCGGCACCGCGACGTCCGGATCTTCGTCTCCGCCCGGTTCATCGCCATTCTCGGCTCCTCGATCGCGCCGATCGCGCTCGCCTTCGCCGTGCTCGACGTGTCCGACACCGCGAGCGCCGTCGGCCTGGTGCTCGCCGCGCGCAGCATCCCGAACGTCGTCTTCCTGCTGGTCGGCGGCGTCATCGCGGACCGGCTGCCGCGGCACTTGGTGCTGGTCGTCGCCAACACGGTCAGCGCGCTGACGCAGGGCCTGGCCGGCGTCCTGGTGCTCTCCGGCCATGCCGAGATCTGGCAACTGGTCGTGATCGAGGCGGTCAACGGTGCCGCGGCGGCGTTCGTGATGCCGGCGATGATGGGCATCCTGCCGGCGCTCGTCGACCACGCCGAGCTGCCGCAGGCGAACGCGATCTCCGGCTTCGCCCGGTCGGCCGCCCTGATCGGCGGCGGAGCGGTGGCCGGCGTCATCGTCGGCTTCACCAGTCCGGGTATCGGGCTGGCCGTCGACGCCGCGACGTTCGCGGTCGCCGCGGTGCTGATCGGCCGGTTGACCCTGCCGCCGGTCGAGCGGTCCACCACGTCGATGCTGCGCGACCTGCGCGTCGGCTGGACCGAGTTCGCGTCGCGGCAGTGGGTCTGGAGCGTGGTTGCCGCGTTCTGCGTGCTCAACCTGGTCTTCACCGCTTGCTACATGACGCTCGGACCGGTGATCGCGGACGACACGTTCGGCCGGGCCGGCTGGGGTCTGGTCAGCGCGGCCTTCGGCGCCGGGCTGGTCCTCGGCGGGGTGGTGATGATCCGCCTGAAGCCCCGGTACCCGGTACGCGCGGGCATGTTCGGCATGCTCGCCGGGCTGCCGGTCTTCTTCGCTCTGGCGTTGGCGCCGAGCACGATCACGGTCGCCGCGGCGGCGTTCGTGGTCGGGCTGGGCTTCGAGATCTTCGGCATCGGCTGGGAGACAGCACTCGGCCAGCACATCCCGCTGGACAAGCTGTCGCGGGTCGCGTCCTACGACATGCTCGGGTCGTTCGTCGCCGGGCCCGTGGGGCAGCTGACGGTCGGCTACGTGGCGGCGATGACGAGCGTCAAGGCGGTCGAGCTGTACGGCGCCGGGATCTACCTGGTGGTGGTGATCCTGACGCTGATGGTCCCGGCCGTCTGGCACCTGCGGCGGGACGTGGCGGCGGTCGACGTTTGA
- a CDS encoding M16 family metallopeptidase: MNSQALTTPPAVAPPRPWKFPESTTTHTRAGTPVHVFDRPGQYVATVRVTIAMPLVAEPRELEGVATIMSRTLDEGTEVRSANDFAAALERHGAAYGVDVSSDALHVEISVPVSQLAPAVKLLAEAVTRPAFNQADVGRHVTIRLGEINQERANAGYRAREAFAAHLFDPSMRRSRPTAGTPDTIRPLTNVEVAKFYRQNIGPARAQILFAGDATGVDVAGIVDEAFGDWTAEAGPALETPEPLYVLGDRIVLVDRPGSVQSQLLIGCPGPDRREDIWGTAAVANHVVGGTITSRVDTVLREEKGYTYGTRSSFTAPRKGGTFSLGGAVRTEVTGAAVSEALRILREARDGLTEREVSESKDNLIRTAPLRYEQADSIAQQVGSNIAAGVPLDFADTYLAQIAATTAESATEAYRRYVGTNGLLVVVVGEAKDVRGQLTGLGDVIELS, translated from the coding sequence ATGAACAGCCAGGCCCTGACCACACCGCCCGCCGTCGCGCCGCCGCGGCCCTGGAAGTTCCCGGAGTCGACGACCACGCACACCCGCGCCGGGACGCCGGTCCACGTCTTCGACCGCCCCGGCCAGTACGTCGCCACCGTGCGCGTCACGATCGCGATGCCGCTGGTCGCCGAGCCGCGCGAGCTGGAAGGCGTCGCCACGATCATGTCGCGCACGCTTGACGAGGGCACCGAGGTCCGGTCGGCGAACGACTTCGCCGCCGCGCTCGAGCGGCACGGCGCGGCGTACGGGGTGGATGTCAGCTCGGACGCGCTGCACGTGGAGATCTCGGTCCCGGTCTCCCAGCTGGCGCCGGCGGTGAAGCTGCTCGCGGAGGCGGTCACCCGGCCTGCGTTCAACCAGGCCGACGTCGGCCGGCACGTGACGATCCGGCTCGGCGAGATCAACCAGGAGCGCGCCAACGCGGGCTACCGGGCCCGCGAGGCGTTCGCCGCGCACCTGTTCGACCCGAGCATGCGCCGGTCCCGCCCGACCGCCGGGACGCCGGACACGATCCGCCCGCTGACCAACGTCGAGGTGGCGAAGTTCTACCGGCAGAACATCGGCCCGGCCCGGGCACAGATCCTGTTCGCCGGTGACGCGACCGGGGTGGACGTGGCCGGCATCGTGGACGAGGCGTTCGGCGACTGGACCGCCGAGGCCGGTCCCGCGCTGGAGACGCCCGAGCCGCTGTACGTGCTGGGCGACCGGATCGTGCTGGTCGACCGGCCCGGCTCGGTGCAGAGCCAGCTGCTGATCGGCTGCCCGGGCCCGGACCGTCGTGAGGACATCTGGGGCACGGCCGCGGTCGCGAACCACGTCGTCGGCGGCACCATCACCTCGCGCGTCGACACCGTGCTGCGGGAGGAGAAGGGCTACACGTACGGCACCCGGTCCAGCTTCACCGCGCCGCGCAAGGGCGGCACGTTCAGCCTCGGCGGCGCGGTCCGGACCGAGGTGACCGGGGCGGCCGTCAGCGAGGCGCTGCGGATCCTGCGGGAGGCTCGCGACGGCCTGACCGAGCGCGAGGTGAGCGAGTCCAAGGACAACCTGATCCGAACCGCCCCGCTGCGCTACGAGCAGGCCGACTCGATCGCCCAGCAGGTCGGCAGCAACATCGCGGCCGGGGTCCCGCTGGACTTCGCCGATACCTACCTGGCCCAGATCGCCGCCACCACCGCCGAGTCGGCCACCGAGGCGTACCGTCGGTACGTCGGAACCAACGGCCTGCTGGTGGTCGTCGTAGGAGAGGCCAAGGACGTTCGCGGCCAGCTGACCGGGCTGGGCGACGTCATCGAACTGAGCTGA